A genomic window from Yarrowia lipolytica chromosome 1D, complete sequence includes:
- a CDS encoding uncharacterized protein (Compare to YALI0D23903g, some similarities with uniprot|P33314 Saccharomyces cerevisiae YKL092C Inhibitory regulator protein BUD2/CLA2, similar to Saccharomyces cerevisiae BUD2 (YKL092C); ancestral locus Anc_2.490) has protein sequence MTERKVKPSASSRSLRSAFSFMSAKRDTPERRVVSGPQLDIYPEHQNTSQTTLNAETDPRQSLSAGSASAGSRHHARASSESHNPAPDNHPLSLGRTASTLATNSTQAKYRPRTRASSIFSLNSIFRDSQSSRSIASSNSISRPSIHEDPAAVPQDAQSAEYTRKIKSHIANDKGILKGKVGWRRGVDPRSGWTQGTVWISDESLCGASPESRLTETLIQDLRSIRLNANKQTSVIDIAAINGNERVSLQLDSTDGLLRWIAALSVWMCLAGTGIESKRIQPKVVPDTCTGQDPILSCSLQVMGKIVKNKRLSRSIFKASPTMLPQSLQAPTSWVTAQAKLRPNGALDFTTEDQTYSFSTSLAELTRQDAWRIHWSVFQKHHVLYLGSLRKEDEKVVKLDIFALGSSPQKIRRPIDQLTGIYLAFPSEHEYKRWLYVLGNTLRPTYYALASRSFSQTLRSASRLDMRLLHARYKPAQKGTGHVPPPTSFFELSSRGILLGRSCLGRNSRDPFFRDDFVLDSVADVLPLELDCRFVNFDDQPLVGRVRITRELVQGPAVEQWVKIYDVNDGSTLGDVCIKISYFGSNVLAPHQYEHLEAMLKDTDSRLSAKISEARMSLPEYTDMFVKIYSCLGICDQWLMSLIDGEIGKLADKVTANDRSKQVSNLLFRGNTLMTKAIEKYMQLTAHSYLRDLVGKVVRQVLDRDEKLELDPSRLDDGHGITPEIEQLKVHNQERLMAHAETIWVNIRNTIADIPQSLVVVFQYLRQQLEGLHQDEEVVFNGISGFLFLRFICPALLSPKLFGLVHNSPQPEVQRTLTLLAKLMQSFANRANFTAKESFMIPLTPFIENNKKELCQYFRVISNQNKWDEIRMAKPSKPQYKYQQHDIPLRPLPDAPTLPYLYDKYACYQELVEHWLTTVPTSRVNGVGSPIIARAIGDKGGLYQINSLEFEHTTDSFGQDLKALVGSDSPKLGGNAFGSASTVDPVIEAFHNECLRIYTAKTDLEDDLCKAESPLTMEKQGWSRFVSRIHVKWDYGLTGHVDAVNPMTIDVGVIDDDDDDDDDGATATATKRASVQSVGNGTGKRASVQSNATGMRPSSVASVASIKLLNVRGSMVLDDDDRGSMSRSESKLGKWLKKK, from the coding sequence ATGACCGAACGAAAGGTGAAACCGTCGGCGTCGTCACGGTCTCTGCGTAGCGCCTTTTCGTTCATGAGCGCCAAACGCGACACGCCCGAGCGCAGAGTGGTCTCGGGACCCCAACTCGACATCTACCCCGAACACCAAAACACGTCGCAGACGACGCTGAACGCCGAAACCGACCCTCGACAGTCGCTGAGCGCTGGAAGTGCGTCCGCGGGATCGCGACACCACGCAAGAGCGTCCTCGGAGTCCCACAACCCCGCCCCAGACAACCATCCCCTGTCTCTGGGCCGAACTGCATCGACCCTCgccaccaactccacccAGGCCAAGTACCGGCCCCGGACGCGCGCCAGCTCGATTTTCTCGCTCAACTCCATCTTCCGCGACTCACAGTCGTCCCGCAGCATCGCCTCGAGCAACAGCATCAGCCGCCCGTCGATCCACGAAGACCCAGCAGCAGTCCCCCAAGACGCCCAGTCAGCAGAGTACACTCGCAAAATCAAATCACACATTGCCAACGACAAGGGcattctcaagggcaaggtTGGATGGCGACGCGGAGTGGATCCGCGCAGCGGCTGGACCCAGGGAACCGTTTGGATCTCGGACGAGAGTCTCTGTGGAGCATCTCCCGAGTCGCGGCTCACCGAAACCCTGATCCAGGACCTCAGATCCATCAGACTCAACGCCAACAAACAGACATCAGTGATTGACATTGCAGCCATCAACGGAAACGAGCGGGTGTCCTTGCAGCTGGACTCTACGGACGGCCTGCTTCGGTGGATCGCAGCTCTATCGGTATGGATGTGTCTGGCGGGTACAGGCATTGAGAGCAAGCGAATCCAGCCAAAGGTGGTACCGGACACCTGTACTGGCCAGGATCCGATCCTCAGCTGCTCTCTGCAGGTCATGGGCAAAATCGTTAAGAACAAACGGCTAAGTCGGAGCATTTTCAAAGCTTCTCCTACCATGCTGCCTCAATCTTTGCAGGCCCCTACATCATGGGTCACTGCCCAGGCCAAATTGCGGCCGAATGGAGCATTGGATTTCACCACAGAGGACCAGACGTACTCGTTTTCAACGTCGTTGGCGGAGTTGACGCGCCAAGATGCATGGAGAATCCACTGGAGCGTGTTCCAGAAGCACCACGTGCTGTATCTCGGCTCGTTACGAAAGGAGGACGAAAAGGTGGTTAAACTAGACATTTTTGCACTAGGCTCGTCGCCTCAAAAGATTAGAAGACCCATAGACCAGCTCACAGGAATCTATCTGGCATTCCCATCCGAACACGAGTACAAGAGGTGGCTGTATGTGCTGGGGAACACGCTTAGACCGACGTACTACGCGCTGGCGTCCCGTTCCTTCTCACAGACGCTCCGTTCAGCCTCCCGTCTGGATATGAGACTTTTGCATGCTCGATACAAGCCCGCCCAGAAGGGTACAGGTCACGTGCCGCCTCCCACATCCTTCTTTGAGCTCTCGTCTCGCGGTATCTTACTAGGAAGGTCTTGTCTCGGTCGAAATTCACGAGATCCATTTTTCCGCGACGATTTCGTGCTGGATTCGGTTGCCGATGTGCTCCCCCTTGAGCTGGACTGTCGGTTTGTGAACTTTGACGACCAGCCGTTGGTTGGACGGGTCCGAATCACCCGGGAGCTCGTTCAGGGTCCTGCAGTGGAACAATGGGTCAAAATATATGACGTCAACGACGGGTCCACTCTGGGCGACGTGTGCATCAAAATCTCGTATTTCGGCTCGAACGTGTTGGCGCCCCATCAGTACGAGCATCTCGAGGCTATGCTCAAGGACACAGATTCACGGTTGTCGGCCAAGATCTCCGAGGCCCGAATGTCGTTGCCTGAATACACGGACATGTTTGTCAAGATCTACTCGTGTCTTGGAATTTGCGATCAATGGCTCATGTCGTTGATTGATGGTGAGATTGGTAAGCTGGCGGACAAAGTGACTGCCAACGACCGATCCAAACAGGTGTCCAACTTGTTGTTCCGGGGCAACACGCTCATGACCAAGGCGATTGAGAAGTACATGCAATTGACTGCCCACTCTTACTTGAGGGATTTGGTTGGAAAAGTTGTCCGGCAGGTTCTTGATCGCGACGAGAAGCTAGAGCTGGACCCTTCACGGCTCGACGATGGCCATGGAATCACCCccgagattgagcagctcaaggtgCACAACCAGGAGCGACTCATGGCGCACGCAGAGACAATCTGGGTGAATATTCGCAACACCATTGCCGATATTCCCCAGTCTTTGGTCGTTGTCTTCCAGTATTTGAGACAACAGCTGGAGGGACTCCATCAagatgaggaggttgtCTTCAACGGCATTTCTGGGTTTCTGTTCCTCCGGTTTATTTGCCCGGCTCTTCTGTCCCCAAAACTGTTTGGGTTGGTGCACAATTCCCCTCAGCCCGAAGTTCAGCGTACGTTGACTCTGCTGGCAAAACTGATGCAGAGTTTTGCGAATCGAGCCAATTTCACCGCCAAGGAGTCTTTCATGATCCCCCTTACGCCCTTTATTGAGAACAATAAGAAGGAGTTGTGTCAGTACTTCCGGGTGATTTCCAACCAGAACAAGTGGGACGAGATCCGTATGGCCAAGCCTTCCAAGCcccagtacaagtaccagcagcacGATATCCCCCTGCGGCCTCTCCCTGATGCACCAACACTGCCGTATCTTTACGACAAGTACGCCTGTTACCAGGAGTTGGTTGAGCACTGGCTCACCACCGTGCCCACGTCCAGGGTTAACGGAGTAGGCTCTCCGATCATTGCTCGGGCCATTGGAGACAAGGGTGGTCTTTATCAGATCAACTCGCTCGAGTTTGAGCACACTACCGACTCGTTTGGCCAGGATCTTAAGGCTTTGGTAGGCTCTGACTCGCCCAAGCTCGGTGGAAACGCGTTTGGGTCCGCTTCTACCGTCGACCCAGTCATTGAGGCGTTCCATAACGAGTGTCTGCGCATCTACACAGCAAAGACTGATCTGGAGGATGATCTGTGTAAAGCAGAGTCTCCCCTCACGATGGAGAAGCAGGGCTGGAGCCGATTTGTGAGCCGTATCCATGTCAAGTGGGACTATGGACTCACTGGCCACGTGGACGCCGTCAACCCCATGACCATTGATGTGGGTGTTatcgacgacgacgacgacgacgacgacgatgggGCGACCGCTACGGCGACCAAGCGGGCCAGTGTCCAGTCTGTGGGAAACGGGACCGGTAAGCGAGCATCTGTGCAGAGCAATGCCACTGGAATGCGACCCAGCAGTGTGGCGTCCGTGGCCAGTATCAAGCTGCTGAACGTCAGAGGAAGTATGGTGTtggatgacgacgacaggGGGAGTATGAGTCGGAGTGAGAGCAAACTGGGCAAGtggttgaagaagaagtaa
- a CDS encoding uncharacterized protein (Compare to YALI0D23925g, no similarity): MTPTTPILSLASNPMGKIDAWNPESLASLWTVFSKCAESLENGRRLENLSWRLWNRELLYCCDNSIFLVEDMTDDGNTGNNTGVNTTATTNANTNTHPSALATPNNSVQTRHTLHPQKPPPDDLLKSLSALSVSNAEEQHRHDASQDRNDRHDRGVSPPQLSSSLSSDAISDSDFDGDAIGELASRRVSTTSTASTHVDNQHRSALSSLHSTRSNTNRSNLASSASTPTLSTTTATPAVSRISSPPTLRTLVNSNDTNSRPTIRRGNKSISDYRSLYRKRPSMKRKRLSPAKLHELMQLFRPVGQEVEYWQSLRDERRKQREEEEREGDDDHGDEHDELSESSNSVGSHVHVGGGSTNDTTHVMLPREVLTKEEGKKEAATGAATAAREVSTGTGAGVGHKDKDTLSKDVTSNTSSNAHIKSTLAPTFFARSRRSSSRHRDSFNREKPVLVAPRTAQQQQPKVSSLFRRNTSVSSGSGSSAAALPQSSASAVADSDSYEDDESDFTDETDNDDDMEADEGARGVARELSGSGSVSGGNLRRSDTSTSIVRGFSPSKTSVSFLGRSSEMKQHGAAGSGAGIVSAGVNGSSVNGTSITASSQYQQVPRQKQKMFFIESSPSESDGFGESVTKSDCSFSPLKMEPRLSGQSGHAASKSSLVDRSVEKSVDKSVKKHVSVQSPPKLDSTKYDDYYNDDDDDSDWDSVESDGSSANEEPTFSREENLSGHNLVRPSLLSSMFLNNPDRLQEQIQQSKDKSRIFSKGMIPDESNSVSSKLGSMFSGQAKRVNTYTNLSEANYIVENGGLNSDGEDIARDNASVARSLGVKSAKSAGEKDNKRPSKNNSVADLSRFPGVGPTPATVLSATPVAVATHEPVYGSILPSDVVRHSMLASEMSQSVQKSLMNQSELERQNLEALKRRHTSIDLKKMGEKPEWKKEADEPADFDYHARGW, encoded by the coding sequence ATGACTCCAACAACGCCGATTCTGTCGCTGGCATCCAACCCCATGGGCAAGATTGACGCGTGGAACCCCGAGTCGCTGGCGTCGCTGTGGACGGTGTTCTCCAAGTGCGCCGAGTCGCTGGAAAACGGCCGCCGGCTGGAAAACCTGTCGTGGCGGCTATGGAACCGCGAACTGCTCTACTGCTGCGACAACTCCATCTTTCTGGTCGAAGACATGACCGACGACGGCAACACCGGCAACAACACCGGCGTCAacaccaccgccaccacaaacgcaaacacaaacacacacccCTCCGCCCTCGCCACACCCAACAACAGCGTCCAGACACGACACACCCTGCATCCCCAGAAACCGCCACCGGACGATCTGCTCAAGTCGCTGTCGGCACTGTCCGTGTCCAACGCCGAAGAGCAGCACCGACACGATGCCTCGCAAGACCGTAACGACCGACATGACCGAGGAGTCTCCCCACCACAGCTCTCAAGCAGCCTCAGCTCCGACGCCATTTCGGACTCGGACTTTGACGGAGACGCAATCGGCGAACTCGCCTCCAGGAGAGTGTCCACCACGTCCACCGCCTCGACCCACGTGGACAACCAGCATCGATCGGCCCTCTCCTCCCTGCATTCTACCCGATCGAACACCAACAGAAGCAATCTCGCCTCGTCAGCCTCCACACCAACCCTCtcaaccaccaccgccacccCCGCCGTGTCGCGCATCTCGTCGCCACCCACGCTGCGCACCCTTGTAAATAGCAACGACACAAACTCACGGCCTACGATCCGGCGCGGCAACAAAAGCATCTCCGACTACCGCTCTCTGTACCGCAAGCGTCCCTCTATGAAACGCAAGCGGCTGTCTCCGGCAAAGCTGCACGAGTTAATGCAGTTATTTAGGCCGGTCGGCCAGGAAGTGGAGTATTGGCAGAGCCTCAGGGACGAGCGGAGGAaacagagagaggaggaggaacggGAGGGAGACGACGACCATGGCGATGAACATGACGAGCTATCCGAGTCGTCAAACAGTGTAGGAAGTCACGTCCAtgtgggtggtggtagCACCAACGATACCACCCATGTGATGCTCCCCAGGGAGGTTttgaccaaggaggagggcaaaaaggaggctgcgacaggagcagcaacagcagcgaGAGAGGTGTCTACCGGAACAGGTGCGGGAGTCGGTCACAAGGATAAGGATACATTGTCCAAGGACGTGACGTCCAacacctcttccaacgCCCACATCAAATCCACTCTGGCGCCCACGTTCTTTGCTCGGTCCCGACGCTCTTCGTCCCGCCACAGAGACTCGTTCAACCGGGAGAAACCGGTGCTTGTGGCGCCCCGAACcgctcagcagcagcagcccaagGTGTCGTCACTGTTCCGACGCAACACCAGTGTCTCTTCCGGGTCGGGATCCTCGGCCGCAGCTCTTCCGCAGTCGTCAGCCTCCGCAGTGGCTGACTCTGACTCGTACGAAGACGATGAGTCTGATTTCACAGATGAGACTGATAACGACGATGACATGGAGGCCGACGAGGGCGCACGTGGCGTGGCTCGTGAATTGTCCGGCTCCGGGTCCGTCTCGGGAGGGAACCTGAGACGTTCGGATACGTCAACCTCGATTGTGCGGGGTTTTTCGCCGTCCAAAACGTCCGTCAGTTTCCTCGGTCGGTCGTCAGAGATGAAGCAGCATGGGGCTGCTGGTAGCGGTGCTGGCATTGTGAGCGCGGGCGTCAACGGCAGTTCTGTCAATGGCACTTCGATTACAGCCTCCTCCCAATACCAGCAAGTGCCTcggcagaagcagaagatgtTTTTCATCGAGTCTTCGCCATCGGAGAGCGACGGATTTGGCGAGTCTGTGACGAAATCCGACTGTTCGTTTTCGCCTCTGAAGATGGAACCCCGACTGAGCGGGCAGAGCGGTCATGCGGCCTCCAAATCAAGTTTGGTGGACCGATCGGTAGAAAAGTCGGTGGACAAGTCGGTCAAGAAACATGTGTCGGTACAGTCACCCCCTAAGCTCGACTCCACCAAGTACGACGACTACtacaacgacgacgacgacgactctgaCTGGGACTCTGTGGAGAGTGATGGTTCTTCTGCAAATGAGGAGCCCACATTTTCACGGGAGGAAAACCTTTCAGGCCACAATCTCGTCCGTCCGTCGCTTCTGTCGTCTAtgttcctcaacaacccCGATCGTTTGCAGGAGCAGATACAGCAGAGCAAGGACAAGTCACGCATCTTTTCCAAGGGCATGATTCCGGACGAGTCCAACTCTGTGAGTTCCAAGCTCGGCTCCATGTTCTCTGGCCAGGCAAAGCGGGTAAACACCTACACCAACTTGTCTGAGGCTAACTATATTGTTGAAAATGGCGGTCTAAACAGCGACGGTGAGGATATTGCACGAGACAACGCCTCTGTGGCTCGTTCTTTGGGGGTCAAGAGTGCCAAGAGTGCTGGAGAGAAGGACAACAAGCGGCCCAGTAAGAACAATTCTGTGGCTGACCTGTCGCGGTTCCCCGGAGTCGGTCCTACGCCTGCCACAGTTCTCTCGGCCACCCCAGTGGCTGTGGCGACGCACGAGCCTGTTTATGGTTCGATTCTGCCTTCCGACGTGGTCAGACACAGTATGTTGGCATCGGAAATGTCGCAGAGTGTGCAAAAGTCGCTCATGAACCAGAGCGAGTTGGAGCGGCAGAATCTGGAGGCGTTGAAACGGCGGCATACCAGTATTGATCTGAAGAAGATGGGGGAGAAGCCGGAGTGGAAAAAGGAGGCGGACGAGCCGGCGGATTTCGATTATCATGCCAGAGGGTGGTAA
- a CDS encoding uncharacterized protein (Compare to YALI0D23947g, some similarities with uniprot|P25386 Saccharomyces cerevisiae YDL058w USO1 intracellular protein transport protein), whose amino-acid sequence MSKAVKIIAGAAAAGGAYYLYQANGDAQKAKLLAQRDANTVTSKAGVTAPNDHLGEYYGKKLDQKVAGVRESVQDNQSLVEKQLANAKENAIETVNEWAKTTDQSLATTKADVKAKANEISTSANQEWKNVKGNLQNTKEAAQDKIDDASSAINDQATDAEKKAKKSWFGFTNYADEAKEDAKKKAGEVSTEAQQGLANVKENIQGAQDAAQDKINTATKAVSDEADQAKKSAKSSWFGLKDDAAKVKEQAEDKANELSRTVSNKSQEAVDGAKDSWFSLKSSAQDAKDDAVKKAQDAGQTVQDKAHEADKAAKDSWFSLKSDAQQAKDDAVKKAQEAGQTVQDKAAEADKAAKDSWFSLKSSATDAKDQAVEKAQETGQHIHDKAQEADKAAKDSWFSFKSSAADAKDDAVNKANEVGQTVQDKANEADAAAKKSWFSLKSDAQKAKDDAVDKANEVGQTVQDKAAEADKAAKDNWNSLKKDASKAQDDAYETYKGYSDAAVKKGKDLDTQARQYWESLKADVEKASNDASKKVDQLTQDASDQAKSLDKSAKKGWFSFKSDTEKAVDDSQKWLEGASESAIQKGKELDAEAQTYWDSLKKDAEKAWNDAEAKANELGQTLSNKSEEFDKAANETWNNLKSSVNEFQSQGEQFAKDVDNAAAEKWSDAKDKGSDLRADANKKWNQAMDKTAETAKENKGLVNSVFGK is encoded by the coding sequence ATGAGCAAAGCCGTGAAAATCATTGCCGGcgccgccgccgctggAGGTGCCTACTACCTTTACCAGGCCAATGGCGACGCCCAGAAGGCCAAGCTGCTCGCCCAGCGAGACGCCAACACCGTCACCTCCAAGGCCGGCGTGACCGCCCCCAACGACCACCTCGGAGAGTACTAcggcaagaagctggacCAGAAGGTTGCCGGAGTCCGGGAGTCTGTTCAGGACAACCAGTcgctggtggagaagcagcttgccaacgccaaggagaacgCCATTGAGACTGTCAACGAGTGGGCCAAGACCACCGATCAGTCTCtggccaccaccaaggccgacgtcaaggccaaggccaacgagATTTCCACCTCTGCCAACCAGGAGTGGAAGAACGTCAAGGGAAACCTGCAGAacaccaaggaggccgcTCAGGACAAGATCGACgatgcttcttctgcaaTCAATGACCAGGCCACTgacgccgagaagaaggcaaAGAAGTCGTGGTTCGGCTTCACCAACTACGCAGATGAGGCTAAGGaggacgccaagaagaaggccggCGAGGTCTCTACTGAGGCCCAGCAGGGTCTGGCCAATGTCAAGGAGAACATCCAGGGCGCCCAGGATGCGGCCCaggacaagatcaacactgccaccaaggccgTTTCCGACGAGGCCGACCAGGCCAAGAAGTCCGCCAAGTCCTCGTGGTTTGGCCTCAAGGACGACGCTGCTaaggtcaaggagcaggctgaggacaaggccaacgagCTCTCCCGAACTGTCTCCAACAAATCTCAGGAGGCTGTTGATGGCGCCAAGGACTCGTGGTTCTCCCTCAAGTCTTCTGCTCAGGACGCCAAGGATGATGCCGTGAAGAAGGCCCAGGATGCTGGTCAGACCGTCCAGGACAAGGCCCACGAGGCCgacaaggctgccaaggacTCTTGGTTCTCTCTCAAGTCCGACGCCCAACAGGCTAAGGATGATGCTGTAAAGAAGGCCCAGGAAGCCGGCCAGACCGTCCAGGACAAGGCTGCCGAGGCCgacaaggctgccaaggacTCGTGGTTCTCCCTCAAGTCGTCTGCTACTGATGCCAAGGACCAGGCTGTCGAAAAGGCCCAGGAGACCGGCCAGCACATCCACGACAAGGCCCAGGAAGCTGATAAGGCTGCTAAGGACTCGTGGTTCTCTTTCAAGTCCTCCGCCGCCGATGCCAAGGACGATGCTGTCAACAAGGCCAATGAGGTTGGCCAGACTGTTCAGGATAAGGCCAACGAGGCCGATGCCGCCGCCAAGAAGTCGTGGTTCTCTCTCAAGTCCGACGCGCaaaaggccaaggacgatgCAGTGgacaaggccaacgagGTTGGCCAGACTGTTCAGGACAAGGCTGCCGAGGCTGAcaaggccgccaaggaTAACTGGAACTcgctcaagaaggatgcTTCTAAGGCCCAGGACGACGCGTACGAGACCTACAAGGGCTACTCTGACGCTGCTGTCAAGAAGGGTAAGGACCTGGACACCCAGGCCCGACAGTACTGGGAATCTCTCAAGGCCGACGTGGAGAAGGCTTCTAATGACGCCTCCAAGAAGGTTGACCAATTGACCCAGGACGCGTCCGACCAGGCCAAGTCGCTCGATAAGtctgccaagaagggaTGGTTCTCTTTCAAGTCCGACACCGAGAAGGCCGTCGACGACTCGCAGAAGTGGCTCGAGGGTGCTTCTGAGTCGGCCATCCAGAAGGGCAAGGAGCTCGATGCTGAAGCTCAGACTTACTGGGactctctcaagaaggatgcCGAGAAGGCCTGGAACGATGCCGAAGCCAAGGCAAATGAGCTGGGCCAGACTCTGTCCAACAAGTCcgaggagtttgacaaGGCTGCCAACGAGACCTGGAACAACCTCAAGTCGTCTGTCAACGAGTTCCAGTCCCAGGGCGAGCAGTTTGCCAAGGACGTTGACAACGCTGCTGCCGAAAAGTGGAGTgacgccaaggacaagggCTCCGATCTCCGAGCCGACGCTAACAAGAAGTGGAACCAGGCTATGGATAAGACCGCCGAGACTgccaaggagaacaagggACTGGTCAACTCCGTCTTTGGAAAGTAA